The Fervidibacillus albus genome contains a region encoding:
- a CDS encoding nitrate reductase subunit alpha, translated as MKKKPSPLWQRLKYLKPKETYAEDHSQLQEGNRDWEDIYRRRWQHDKVIRSTHGVNCTGSCSWNIYVKNGIVTWEGQSLDYPTTGPDMPEFEPRGCPRGASFSWYIYSPLRVKYPYIRKKLLDLWKEAKSTHNNPLDAWRSIVEDEEKSKFYKRARGKGGLVRTTWKEAVEIIAASTLYTTVTYGPDRNVGFSPIPAMSMISYASGARFMHLMGGPMLSFYDWYADLPPASPQIWGDQTDVPESSDWYNSSYILTWGSNVPLTRTPDAHFLVEARYKGTKVISVSPDYAESTKFADEWLSVRQGTDGAVAMAMGHVILKEFYHDQMTPYFEQYAKQYTDFPFSVLLKEENGSFTADRFLNANDLGIESAHNEWKPVMYNKNINDFSVPHGTMGSRWDEKGKWNLHLVDEHTEQPIDPVLSFLGMEDEIVSVQMPYFDDEGKKAIDRNIPVKKIQVNGKTAYVTSVYDLMLANYGIDRGLGGVAAKSFDDSTPFTPKWQEKITGVDKDLVIKVAREFAQNAIDTKGRSMIIVGAGVNHWYNSDTIYRAIVNLVLLVGAQGVNGGGWAHYVGQEKLRPVEGWNTIATAKDWQGPPKLQNGTSFFYFATNQWRFEEHTVENSISPVTKQSRYEHPADYNVMAARLGWLPSYPTFNKNGIDIYKEAKMDGRSTKEEIGQYVAKQLKEKRLQFAIEDPDNPVNFPRNLFVWRANLISSSGKGHEYFLKYLLGTSHGLMNDDADSLKPKEIKWRENAGIGKIDLLVNLEFRMSGTALYSDIILPASTWYEKYDLSSTDMHPFVHPFNPAVASPWEAKSDWEAFKTIAKGVSDLAEQIDLPPMKEVVATPLLHDSKAEMAQPLGKIRDWSKGECEPIPGKTMPQIHIVERDYKQIYKKMTSLGPNVEKQPSGGKGINWSVKEEYEKLKKQLGTNDEDYPNISDEKDACEAILTLSSTTNGKIAVRAWEALEEKTSLKLKDLAEDREGDEMTFAKITAQPQTVITSPAFSGSEKDGRRYSPFTTNIEKMIPFRTITGRQSYFLDHDLMKEFGESMAIFKPILNQKPFGANRPDKQGKEITLNYLTPHNKWSIHSMYFDSKPMLNLFRGGPTIWLNKDDAEEIGVSDNDWIECFNRNGVVVARAVVSHRIPRTVAFMHHAQDRHIHVPGTKLTKNRGGTHNSPTRIHLKPTHMIGGYAQLSYGFNYYGPTGNQRDLNVIIRKLEEVDWLES; from the coding sequence ATGAAAAAGAAACCATCTCCACTATGGCAACGATTAAAATATTTAAAACCGAAAGAAACGTATGCTGAAGATCATAGCCAACTTCAAGAAGGAAATCGAGATTGGGAGGATATTTACCGAAGACGATGGCAACATGATAAAGTGATTCGCTCAACCCACGGCGTGAACTGTACCGGTTCGTGCAGTTGGAATATATATGTAAAAAACGGGATCGTCACTTGGGAAGGTCAAAGCCTCGATTATCCGACAACCGGTCCGGACATGCCTGAATTCGAACCGCGGGGCTGTCCACGGGGGGCTAGTTTTTCTTGGTATATATATAGTCCCCTTCGAGTGAAGTATCCATACATTCGAAAAAAGCTGCTCGACCTGTGGAAAGAAGCGAAGTCGACCCACAATAACCCGCTCGATGCTTGGCGATCAATTGTTGAAGATGAAGAAAAATCAAAATTCTATAAACGAGCAAGGGGAAAAGGTGGACTCGTTCGCACCACTTGGAAGGAAGCGGTAGAAATTATTGCCGCATCGACTCTTTATACGACCGTCACATACGGACCAGACCGAAACGTCGGATTCTCGCCGATTCCGGCCATGTCGATGATTAGTTACGCATCCGGTGCGCGTTTCATGCATTTAATGGGCGGACCGATGTTAAGTTTTTACGATTGGTATGCCGATTTACCTCCTGCTTCTCCACAAATATGGGGAGACCAAACGGATGTACCTGAAAGCTCAGACTGGTACAACTCCAGTTACATTTTGACATGGGGTTCCAATGTCCCGTTAACCCGAACACCTGATGCGCACTTTTTAGTTGAAGCCCGTTATAAAGGTACAAAAGTCATTTCGGTCAGTCCTGATTACGCTGAGTCGACAAAATTTGCCGACGAGTGGCTCTCTGTTAGACAAGGTACGGATGGTGCTGTCGCAATGGCGATGGGGCACGTCATTTTAAAGGAATTTTATCACGATCAAATGACTCCGTATTTTGAACAATATGCGAAACAATATACCGATTTTCCGTTTTCCGTTCTTTTGAAAGAAGAAAACGGGAGCTTTACTGCCGATCGATTTTTAAATGCGAATGATCTTGGCATTGAATCCGCCCATAACGAATGGAAACCGGTCATGTATAACAAAAACATTAATGATTTCTCCGTTCCCCATGGCACGATGGGTTCGCGGTGGGATGAAAAGGGGAAATGGAATCTTCATTTAGTCGATGAACATACCGAACAGCCGATCGACCCTGTATTAAGTTTCTTAGGAATGGAAGACGAAATCGTAAGCGTGCAAATGCCGTATTTCGATGATGAAGGAAAAAAAGCCATAGACCGCAATATTCCAGTGAAAAAAATACAAGTGAATGGGAAGACTGCATATGTCACATCCGTCTACGATTTAATGTTAGCAAACTACGGAATTGATCGCGGATTAGGCGGAGTGGCGGCAAAATCCTTTGACGATTCGACACCGTTTACACCGAAATGGCAAGAAAAAATTACCGGTGTCGACAAAGATCTCGTCATTAAAGTAGCTCGGGAATTTGCTCAAAATGCCATCGATACGAAGGGGCGTTCAATGATTATCGTCGGTGCCGGTGTCAACCATTGGTACAATTCGGACACGATTTATCGAGCAATCGTAAACCTCGTCCTTCTCGTCGGTGCACAAGGCGTCAATGGTGGCGGATGGGCCCACTATGTCGGACAAGAAAAATTACGTCCGGTCGAAGGTTGGAATACAATCGCCACCGCAAAGGATTGGCAAGGTCCTCCGAAATTACAAAACGGAACATCCTTTTTCTATTTCGCGACGAACCAATGGCGATTTGAAGAACATACAGTCGAAAATTCGATCAGTCCGGTTACGAAACAATCGAGATATGAACATCCTGCAGACTACAACGTAATGGCCGCTCGGCTCGGTTGGCTTCCGTCTTATCCGACATTTAATAAAAACGGTATCGACATCTACAAAGAAGCGAAAATGGACGGCCGTTCGACCAAAGAAGAAATCGGCCAATATGTCGCTAAACAATTAAAAGAGAAACGACTACAATTCGCCATCGAAGACCCGGACAACCCCGTCAACTTTCCACGAAACTTATTCGTATGGCGGGCGAACTTAATCTCTAGTTCCGGAAAAGGACACGAATATTTCTTGAAATACTTGCTCGGAACGTCCCACGGTCTGATGAACGATGATGCAGACAGTTTAAAACCGAAGGAAATCAAGTGGCGGGAAAATGCGGGAATCGGAAAAATCGATTTGCTCGTGAATTTAGAATTCCGTATGTCAGGAACCGCCCTCTATTCGGATATCATTTTGCCAGCGTCTACTTGGTATGAAAAATATGATTTATCAAGCACGGACATGCACCCATTTGTCCATCCGTTCAATCCAGCCGTCGCTTCTCCGTGGGAAGCAAAATCGGATTGGGAAGCCTTTAAAACGATCGCAAAAGGGGTATCGGATTTAGCAGAACAAATTGACCTACCACCAATGAAAGAAGTTGTCGCTACACCTCTTTTACACGATTCAAAGGCGGAAATGGCACAGCCACTCGGAAAGATCCGCGATTGGTCTAAAGGTGAATGTGAACCAATTCCTGGAAAAACGATGCCGCAAATCCACATCGTCGAAAGGGATTATAAACAAATTTACAAAAAAATGACGAGCCTCGGTCCGAATGTTGAAAAACAACCGTCAGGAGGAAAGGGGATCAACTGGTCGGTCAAAGAAGAATATGAAAAATTAAAGAAACAACTCGGAACGAACGACGAAGATTATCCGAATATTTCCGATGAAAAAGATGCTTGTGAAGCAATTCTCACCCTCTCTTCCACAACGAACGGGAAAATTGCCGTTCGCGCTTGGGAAGCATTGGAAGAAAAAACGAGTTTGAAATTAAAGGACTTGGCCGAAGATCGGGAAGGCGACGAAATGACATTTGCCAAAATCACCGCCCAACCCCAAACGGTCATTACCTCACCTGCGTTTAGCGGTTCCGAAAAGGACGGGAGAAGATATTCACCGTTTACAACGAATATTGAAAAAATGATTCCTTTCCGAACGATTACCGGAAGACAATCTTACTTTTTAGATCATGATTTAATGAAAGAGTTCGGTGAGTCGATGGCAATCTTTAAACCGATTTTAAACCAGAAACCGTTCGGAGCGAATCGACCGGATAAACAAGGAAAAGAAATCACATTAAATTACTTAACTCCTCATAATAAATGGTCGATTCATTCGATGTATTTTGATTCCAAACCGATGTTGAATTTGTTCCGTGGGGGACCGACCATCTGGTTGAACAAAGATGATGCAGAAGAAATCGGCGTATCCGATAATGATTGGATCGAATGTTTTAATCGAAATGGCGTTGTCGTCGCTCGCGCAGTCGTATCCCATCGAATACCGAGGACGGTCGCATTTATGCACCATGCACAAGATCGACATATCCACGTTCCAGGGACGAAACTGACGAAAAATCGGGGAGGTACCCATAACAGCCCGACGCGAATTCATTTGAAACCGACCCATATGATCGGTGGATATGCCCAATTAAGCTACGGCTTTAACTATTACGGTCCGACCGGGAATCAGCGCGACTTAAATGTCATCATTCGAAAACTGGAGGAGGTTGACTGGCTTGAAAGTTAA